The Brasilonema sennae CENA114 genome includes a region encoding these proteins:
- a CDS encoding undecaprenyl-diphosphate phosphatase: MLSLIVATTGCANGSEVNLDFTSLGWIDVIILGIVQGITELLPISSTAHMRIVPTLLGLQDPGSAFSAAMQLASLTAVLSYFWKDLKKLTGETFRAITGQDYQSSSFRLMVGLLLGTLPITIAGLLLKPILNACDSPMRGLVVIGAASIVMSLLLAIAEKRGERDRTFEKITLWDGIWVGVAQAFALIPGVSRSGSTLTAGLFLGMERETAAKFSFLLGLPAVILAGALELHTLFKAGLSGAGWLTLLIGLISASISAFVAIWGLLRYLEKHSTLIFIFYRFGMGIFLIVAVISGWLPN; the protein is encoded by the coding sequence ATGCTTTCTCTTATAGTGGCGACTACAGGCTGTGCCAACGGTAGCGAGGTTAATCTGGACTTTACTAGCTTAGGCTGGATTGATGTGATTATTTTGGGCATTGTTCAAGGAATTACAGAACTCTTACCGATAAGTAGTACTGCTCATATGCGGATAGTACCAACTTTATTAGGACTGCAAGATCCTGGCTCTGCTTTTTCAGCAGCAATGCAACTAGCCAGTTTAACAGCTGTTTTGAGTTATTTCTGGAAAGACTTAAAAAAATTGACGGGAGAAACGTTTAGAGCAATAACTGGGCAAGACTATCAATCGAGTTCTTTTCGGCTCATGGTAGGCTTGTTGCTAGGAACTTTACCCATTACAATTGCGGGTTTACTACTCAAGCCAATTCTCAACGCCTGTGACTCCCCAATGCGAGGTTTAGTTGTCATTGGTGCAGCATCTATTGTGATGTCTTTGCTGTTGGCGATCGCGGAAAAACGAGGAGAACGCGATCGCACTTTTGAAAAAATTACTCTCTGGGATGGAATTTGGGTAGGTGTTGCTCAAGCCTTTGCCCTGATACCAGGCGTTTCTCGTTCTGGTTCCACTCTCACAGCTGGACTATTTTTAGGGATGGAACGGGAGACAGCCGCAAAATTTTCTTTTCTGTTAGGCTTACCAGCAGTGATTTTAGCTGGGGCTTTGGAATTGCATACTCTTTTCAAAGCAGGATTGAGTGGGGCTGGTTGGTTGACACTTCTTATCGGCTTAATCTCTGCCAGTATTTCTGCTTTTGTAGCAATTTGGGGACTTCTACGCTACTTGGAAAAACACAGCACTTTGATTTTTATCTTTTATCGCTTTGGGATGGGGATATTTTTGATAGTGGCTGTGATTTCAGGTTGGTTGCCCAATTGA
- a CDS encoding AraC family transcriptional regulator, with protein sequence MPTEEIISVDFAQEDAYTQILPRSPLMSSYHAKWDHIRLDYHQQPAYETPEHSPQQHVISISLTKEPIYVQRVLNGHVHHECIKYGDVVVIPASSYHKLSWEIEAEFLVLSLEKALFARAGCDLIDMQSIEIIPHLADSDPLIQQIGLALQSELESDGMGCRIYIESLATTLSIHLIKNYSVSSVKVTKHPEGLSRFKLQQAIEYINQNLEKDLGLAEMATVVGISMYHFSRMFKQSTGFSPHQYVMNCRIERAKKLLSKTEQAIHQIYQQVGFQSQSHFTNVFRKFIGTTPLAYRKQVKI encoded by the coding sequence ATGCCGACAGAGGAAATCATAAGTGTTGATTTTGCTCAAGAAGATGCATATACGCAAATTCTTCCGCGATCGCCCCTAATGAGCAGTTACCATGCTAAGTGGGATCACATTCGCCTAGATTATCATCAACAGCCTGCTTACGAGACACCAGAACATAGTCCTCAACAGCACGTCATTAGTATAAGTCTGACAAAAGAACCTATCTATGTACAACGCGTATTGAACGGACACGTCCATCACGAGTGTATTAAATATGGCGACGTTGTCGTCATTCCAGCAAGCAGCTATCACAAATTAAGTTGGGAAATAGAAGCTGAATTTTTAGTTCTTAGTTTAGAAAAAGCTTTATTTGCTCGCGCTGGTTGTGACTTGATAGATATGCAATCGATAGAGATTATACCACATCTTGCTGATTCAGATCCGTTGATTCAACAAATTGGACTAGCACTACAATCAGAACTGGAATCAGATGGCATGGGTTGTCGTATTTATATAGAATCTTTAGCAACAACTCTATCAATTCATTTAATAAAAAACTATTCTGTATCTTCTGTGAAAGTTACTAAACATCCAGAAGGACTTTCGCGTTTCAAGTTGCAACAAGCTATTGAATATATCAATCAAAACTTAGAAAAAGATTTAGGCTTAGCTGAGATGGCGACAGTAGTAGGGATTAGTATGTATCATTTCTCGCGTATGTTTAAACAATCCACTGGTTTTTCGCCGCACCAATACGTTATGAATTGCAGAATAGAGAGGGCGAAAAAGTTATTAAGTAAAACAGAACAAGCCATACATCAAATCTACCAGCAAGTAGGTTTTCAGAGTCAAAGCCACTTTACAAACGTCTTTCGCAAATTTATAGGTACAACACCATTAGCGTATAGAAAACAAGTAAAAATTTAG
- a CDS encoding thiol-disulfide oxidoreductase DCC family protein: MSYIVIYDGNCNLCVTGVQMLETLDKGQLFRYVPMQDESTVQQWGITPQNCELGMILIDADAPERRWQGSAAAEEIGQLLPNGSVFVDAYRALPGVKWTGDRFYEQIRDNRYTIFGKRSSTYKSAYCVDGGCK, encoded by the coding sequence ATGAGTTACATAGTTATCTACGATGGAAATTGCAATCTTTGTGTCACAGGAGTGCAAATGCTGGAGACTCTTGATAAGGGACAACTTTTTCGCTACGTTCCTATGCAAGACGAGTCAACTGTACAACAGTGGGGAATTACACCCCAAAATTGTGAGTTGGGTATGATTCTCATAGATGCAGATGCACCAGAAAGACGGTGGCAAGGCAGTGCAGCTGCTGAGGAGATTGGGCAATTATTGCCTAATGGTAGTGTATTTGTAGATGCATATCGCGCTTTACCAGGAGTAAAATGGACGGGTGATCGCTTTTACGAACAAATCCGGGATAACCGTTACACCATCTTTGGCAAGCGTTCTAGTACTTATAAATCAGCCTATTGCGTGGATGGGGGCTGCAAGTAG
- a CDS encoding NUDIX hydrolase — protein MKTEVAIAILYQEDKFLMQLRDNNPNIVYPAHWALFGGHIEAGETPEVAVQREILEEIGYTLPSTFSKFGCYPDEKVFRHVFCAPLTVELNQLVLNEGWDMSLMTPEDIRVGASYSSVSTDVRPLAPVPQKILLDFMETNGSSN, from the coding sequence ATGAAAACCGAAGTAGCGATCGCCATTCTTTACCAAGAAGACAAGTTTCTCATGCAGTTGCGGGATAATAACCCTAATATTGTCTATCCTGCCCACTGGGCACTATTTGGTGGACACATTGAAGCGGGTGAAACCCCAGAAGTTGCAGTACAACGGGAAATTTTAGAAGAAATTGGCTACACTTTACCATCAACGTTTTCTAAGTTTGGCTGTTATCCTGATGAAAAAGTCTTTCGTCATGTGTTCTGTGCACCACTCACAGTAGAATTAAATCAATTAGTTCTCAACGAAGGTTGGGATATGAGTTTAATGACACCAGAAGACATTCGTGTGGGTGCGAGTTATTCATCTGTGTCAACAGACGTACGACCCCTTGCACCTGTGCCTCAAAAAATTCTGTTAGATTTTATGGAAACAAACGGTTCATCAAACTAA
- the ppsA gene encoding phosphoenolpyruvate synthase has protein sequence MNKYILFFQKIDRSKFMVVGGKGANLGELSRIKGVQVPEGFCVTTEAYKKITENNQELNSLLDALMRLKAEERKNISNISAKIRMAIERMPIYEDIAEEIVGYLKKFGKKDAFAVRSSATAEDLPTASFAGQQDTYLNIIAKEAILKHISKCWASLFTDRGVIYRIQNGFDHRKVHLAVVVQKMVYPQVAGILFTADPVTYNRKVLSIDASFGLGEALVSGLVNADNYKVRNGKVIDKKISTKKLAIYALKDGGTKEQEIELEQQNSQALTDEQILQLEHIGRKIEEHFGYPQDIEWCLVDDTFYIVQSRPITTLYPIPEANDRENHVYVSVGHQQMMTDPMKPLGLSLWQLTAARPMYKAGGRLFVDVIDDLASPVKRDILVNVLGKSDPLIKDALMTILERGDFIKSSPDDKQEQSSSKSNQGPPPADFQTLNEYDPTVVSDLIKRSESSIKELKHNIQTKLGPDLFDFILEDIQQLRKSLSDPRSFGVIMTAMNASSWINEKMKEWLGEKSVADTLSQSVPNNITSEMGLGLLDVADVIRPYREVIEYLQYVKDDSFLDELVKFNGGQETQDAIYAFLNKYGMRCAGEIDITKTRWSEKPTTLVPIILSNIKNLEPNASNQKFEQGRQEALKKEQELLDRLKQLPDGEQKAREAKRMISLVRNFIGYREYPKYGIVNRYFVYKQALLKEAEQLVQANVINEKEDIYYLTFQELREVVLTNKLDYQIITKRKDEFKLYEKLTPPRVITSDGEIIAGKYQRENLPAEAIVGLPVSSGVIEGRARVILNLEDADLEDGDILVTAFTDPSWTPLFVSIKGLVTEVGGLMTHGAVIAREYGLPAVVGVENATKLIKDGQSIRVNGTDGYVEML, from the coding sequence ATGAATAAATATATACTTTTTTTTCAGAAGATCGACAGATCAAAGTTTATGGTTGTTGGAGGCAAGGGCGCTAATCTGGGCGAACTGTCCAGAATCAAGGGGGTACAGGTGCCGGAGGGTTTTTGCGTTACCACCGAAGCATATAAAAAAATAACCGAAAATAATCAGGAGCTTAACAGCTTGCTGGATGCATTAATGCGTCTTAAGGCAGAAGAGCGAAAAAATATCAGCAACATCAGTGCAAAAATCCGTATGGCCATCGAAAGAATGCCCATTTATGAGGATATAGCAGAAGAGATTGTGGGTTATCTCAAAAAGTTTGGTAAAAAAGATGCTTTTGCTGTACGGTCTAGTGCTACGGCGGAAGATCTACCGACGGCCTCCTTTGCAGGCCAACAGGATACGTATTTGAATATTATCGCAAAGGAGGCAATCCTAAAGCATATCAGTAAATGTTGGGCTTCCCTTTTTACGGATCGTGGGGTAATCTACCGGATACAAAACGGCTTTGACCACCGCAAAGTCCACTTGGCTGTAGTTGTTCAGAAGATGGTCTACCCGCAGGTGGCAGGAATTCTGTTTACTGCCGATCCCGTCACTTATAACAGGAAAGTGTTATCAATTGATGCCAGCTTCGGACTTGGCGAGGCCTTGGTCTCCGGACTGGTGAATGCTGATAACTATAAAGTGCGTAATGGCAAGGTTATCGATAAGAAGATATCTACCAAGAAGCTGGCTATTTATGCCTTAAAAGATGGCGGTACGAAAGAACAGGAGATTGAGCTTGAGCAGCAGAATAGCCAAGCGCTGACGGATGAGCAGATTTTGCAGCTTGAGCACATAGGTAGGAAGATCGAAGAACATTTCGGCTACCCCCAGGACATCGAATGGTGTTTGGTTGATGACACATTTTATATTGTCCAGAGTCGGCCGATCACTACTTTATATCCCATCCCTGAAGCAAATGATCGAGAAAATCACGTTTATGTATCTGTCGGTCACCAGCAAATGATGACCGATCCCATGAAACCATTGGGATTGTCGTTATGGCAGTTAACAGCTGCCCGACCCATGTATAAAGCTGGCGGAAGGTTGTTTGTTGATGTTATAGATGATTTGGCTTCACCTGTTAAAAGAGACATTCTAGTAAATGTCCTGGGGAAATCCGATCCGCTCATAAAAGACGCACTTATGACCATCTTAGAGCGGGGAGATTTTATCAAATCTTCACCAGATGATAAGCAAGAACAGAGTTCCAGTAAAAGCAATCAAGGTCCGCCGCCTGCGGATTTTCAAACACTAAACGAATATGATCCGACAGTCGTTTCTGATTTGATTAAGCGTAGTGAATCATCGATAAAAGAGTTAAAACATAACATCCAAACGAAATTAGGACCAGATCTATTTGATTTTATCTTGGAAGATATCCAGCAATTAAGGAAGAGCTTATCTGATCCACGAAGTTTTGGTGTGATTATGACTGCTATGAATGCTTCATCATGGATCAATGAAAAGATGAAGGAGTGGCTAGGTGAAAAAAGCGTAGCAGACACGCTTTCTCAATCTGTACCCAACAATATTACTTCAGAAATGGGTCTGGGACTATTGGATGTCGCAGATGTGATTCGCCCTTATCGGGAGGTCATTGAGTATTTACAATATGTAAAAGATGATAGCTTTTTGGATGAACTGGTTAAGTTTAATGGTGGACAGGAAACTCAAGACGCTATCTATGCTTTTCTCAACAAATACGGAATGCGATGTGCCGGGGAAATCGATATTACGAAAACTCGTTGGAGCGAAAAACCAACTACACTTGTCCCCATCATTCTCAGTAACATCAAAAACCTTGAGCCTAATGCCAGCAATCAGAAATTTGAGCAAGGGCGACAGGAAGCTTTGAAAAAAGAACAAGAGTTATTAGATCGGTTGAAGCAATTACCGGATGGTGAACAAAAAGCCAGAGAGGCAAAACGAATGATCAGCCTAGTCCGGAATTTCATCGGCTATCGTGAATATCCAAAATACGGCATAGTCAATCGCTACTTCGTTTATAAGCAGGCTTTACTGAAAGAAGCCGAACAACTCGTACAAGCCAACGTTATTAATGAAAAAGAAGATATATACTATCTCACTTTTCAAGAACTTCGCGAAGTCGTACTCACAAATAAACTGGATTACCAGATTATCACCAAACGAAAAGACGAGTTCAAATTATATGAAAAACTCACTCCCCCACGTGTGATCACGTCTGATGGTGAAATCATTGCGGGTAAGTACCAACGAGAAAATCTCCCAGCCGAAGCTATTGTAGGTTTACCTGTTTCTTCCGGCGTTATAGAGGGGCGAGCACGTGTCATCTTAAACTTGGAAGATGCTGATCTCGAAGATGGAGATATATTAGTCACCGCATTTACAGACCCCAGCTGGACTCCATTGTTTGTATCCATAAAAGGCCTGGTCACCGAAGTTGGTGGACTGATGACCCATGGAGCAGTTATCGCACGTGAATATGGGTTACCAGCAGTTGTCGGAGTGGAGAATGCTACCAAGCTGATCAAAGACGGACAAAGCATCCGGGTGAATGGAACGGACGGATATGTGGAAATGCTATAA
- a CDS encoding cation:proton antiporter, translated as MNVAELVTVSIILLLVATCVALLTRWLRVPYVAGLVLAGLAITELLPRPIGLNDSLILNLFLPILVFEAAINTDLSRLRSTIKPIALLAGPGIVISSGITAALLKWELGLNWTAVLLAGVILAITDTVSVIAVFKEVAVPPRLSTIVEGESLFNDGVALVLFSLIVKIHDVGSLTILSGLQELFVVIVGGTLVGLAVGYLSTSLFVRSDEPLSTILLTLAVALGAFKIGQSFSVSGVVAVVVAGLIVGSIGLSSQISASTRLTLLSFWESISFGVNSFIFLLIGIEVDLLTLWRTLPAVLLAIVAYQVGRILCVYPLLAILRWFDRPIPWRWQHVLFLGNIKGSLSMGLALSIPATVTGREQIIAIVFGTVLLSLLGQGVSLPWIVKRLRLSQFSESRQQVEELQAQLITGKAAQDELDSLLKSGILPKAIYEEMRSAYQVRVAGAEKALRELYNRRPDEFDLKSDGHRKLEAIRRRLLLAEKGALNEAIRKQILSEEVVQQRLKNIDEQLLALEDD; from the coding sequence GTGAATGTTGCTGAATTAGTCACTGTTTCAATTATTTTGCTACTGGTTGCTACCTGCGTAGCTTTGCTGACACGCTGGCTGCGAGTCCCTTATGTTGCGGGTTTAGTTTTAGCGGGCTTAGCAATTACAGAACTTCTGCCGCGCCCCATCGGTTTAAACGATTCCCTAATTTTGAATCTGTTTCTGCCGATTCTGGTATTCGAGGCAGCTATCAATACTGATCTCAGCCGCCTCCGCAGCACCATCAAACCAATAGCCTTGCTAGCCGGACCTGGGATTGTGATTTCCTCTGGTATAACAGCAGCGCTGTTGAAATGGGAACTAGGACTGAATTGGACAGCAGTACTACTGGCAGGGGTGATTTTGGCAATCACTGATACCGTTTCCGTGATTGCTGTATTCAAGGAAGTGGCTGTCCCTCCCCGTCTTTCCACCATAGTTGAGGGAGAGAGCTTGTTTAACGATGGAGTGGCGCTAGTTTTATTTAGCCTAATTGTAAAAATTCATGACGTTGGCTCACTGACAATCCTCAGTGGATTACAAGAATTGTTTGTGGTTATTGTTGGTGGAACCCTAGTGGGACTTGCTGTGGGTTATTTGAGTACGAGTTTATTTGTTCGCTCGGATGAGCCGCTCAGTACTATTTTACTGACGCTGGCTGTGGCATTAGGAGCATTTAAAATTGGGCAATCTTTCAGCGTTTCTGGTGTGGTAGCTGTGGTTGTTGCGGGATTAATTGTTGGAAGTATTGGACTTTCAAGTCAAATATCAGCTTCTACTCGATTGACGTTGCTCAGCTTTTGGGAGTCTATCTCTTTTGGTGTCAATAGCTTTATTTTCTTACTCATAGGTATAGAAGTTGATTTACTCACTCTCTGGAGAACTCTGCCCGCAGTGTTGCTGGCGATCGTTGCTTATCAAGTGGGGCGTATACTTTGCGTCTATCCGCTGTTAGCTATATTACGTTGGTTTGACCGACCAATTCCGTGGCGCTGGCAGCACGTCTTGTTTCTTGGCAATATCAAAGGTTCTCTTTCTATGGGGTTAGCACTCAGCATCCCAGCAACAGTAACAGGACGAGAACAAATCATTGCCATAGTATTTGGGACAGTGTTGCTGTCCTTGCTCGGACAGGGAGTGAGTTTGCCGTGGATAGTGAAACGTTTGCGCTTGTCCCAATTTTCAGAATCTCGTCAGCAGGTTGAAGAATTACAAGCCCAATTAATCACAGGTAAGGCAGCCCAAGATGAATTAGATAGTTTGTTAAAGTCAGGAATATTACCAAAAGCCATTTACGAAGAGATGCGCTCAGCTTATCAGGTGCGAGTCGCAGGAGCAGAAAAAGCTTTGCGGGAATTGTACAATCGCCGCCCAGATGAATTTGATCTTAAAAGTGATGGGCACAGGAAACTCGAAGCCATTCGCCGCCGTTTGCTATTGGCAGAGAAAGGAGCACTCAACGAGGCAATACGTAAACAAATTCTTTCAGAAGAAGTTGTACAACAGCGACTTAAAAATATTGATGAGCAATTGCTCGCGTTAGAAGATGATTAG
- a CDS encoding LCP family protein, protein MTQKDNPRKFNMERLPFYVGIITLISISLGAIFPFVLNLTPLKNYAASHLPHTHASLTGFLPATLKHPVNILILGIDNSGHPHQGKFTPTEALAGNSDTLLLVRLVPNKHQINVLSIPRDTLVRLPDIGIDKINDANVRGGSKLAAETVSQLLNGVTIDRYVRVDTEGFIHLVDALGGVEVNIPKKMDYIDHTQHLDIHFSPGRQKLNGQHLQEYVRFRHDALGDIGRVQRQQEVLREILHTALQPATIAKVPQIMQVVKENVETDLSVEEILAIAQTVATNNRHQMHLLMLPGRFSSNKEYKRSYWISDSSATAGILSRYFDVQTANALDTQVNSVQPQTLRIAVENATGQPEVAKTVVSVLKKHGFRNVYVTHHEIDTGVDSAGRTQIIAQHGNPEAANAVSSTLGTGQVMVASVGDILSDVTVVIGADLVEKLKLQYDVVPN, encoded by the coding sequence GTGACGCAAAAAGACAACCCTCGGAAATTCAATATGGAACGACTGCCATTTTACGTGGGAATCATCACACTAATCTCTATAAGTTTAGGAGCAATCTTTCCCTTTGTCTTGAATTTAACTCCCTTGAAAAATTATGCCGCTTCTCACTTACCTCACACTCATGCAAGCTTGACAGGTTTTCTCCCTGCAACCCTGAAACATCCTGTTAACATTTTGATTCTTGGCATTGACAATTCAGGACATCCGCATCAAGGAAAGTTTACCCCCACTGAAGCACTTGCTGGTAACAGTGATACATTGCTCCTAGTGCGCCTAGTGCCAAATAAGCATCAAATCAATGTTTTATCGATTCCACGAGATACACTCGTGCGTTTACCAGATATCGGTATTGATAAAATCAATGATGCAAACGTGCGAGGGGGATCAAAACTGGCAGCAGAAACTGTAAGTCAGTTGTTGAATGGTGTTACTATTGACCGCTATGTCCGAGTTGATACTGAAGGATTTATTCATTTAGTCGATGCATTGGGAGGAGTTGAAGTAAACATTCCCAAAAAAATGGATTATATAGATCACACCCAACACTTGGATATTCACTTTTCCCCTGGACGCCAGAAGCTGAATGGACAACACTTGCAGGAGTACGTCCGTTTCCGTCATGATGCCTTAGGCGATATTGGTCGCGTGCAGCGTCAGCAAGAAGTGCTCAGAGAAATTTTACATACAGCGCTTCAGCCTGCAACTATTGCAAAGGTACCTCAAATTATGCAGGTTGTGAAAGAGAATGTGGAGACTGATTTGTCGGTAGAGGAGATACTGGCTATCGCTCAAACTGTAGCAACAAACAATCGCCACCAGATGCACTTACTTATGCTTCCTGGGCGGTTTAGTAGCAACAAAGAATACAAACGTAGCTACTGGATTTCCGACTCTAGTGCCACTGCTGGTATTCTATCACGTTATTTTGATGTGCAAACTGCCAATGCTCTAGACACTCAAGTCAATTCAGTTCAGCCGCAAACATTGAGAATTGCTGTAGAAAATGCAACAGGACAACCAGAAGTTGCAAAAACTGTAGTTTCTGTTCTCAAAAAACATGGTTTCAGAAACGTTTACGTTACTCATCATGAGATTGATACAGGTGTAGACTCGGCTGGCCGAACTCAAATTATTGCCCAACACGGTAATCCCGAAGCTGCAAACGCAGTTAGCAGTACTCTTGGTACAGGTCAGGTGATGGTTGCTTCTGTGGGAGATATTCTCTCTGACGTGACTGTTGTGATTGGAGCAGATTTAGTTGAGAAACTTAAACTCCAGTATGACGTAGTTCCTAACTGA
- a CDS encoding AI-2E family transporter: protein MTNYKLPQWLSLSLAFPLIALNGWVLLLVVQYFQPLVNIFVAASLLAFVLDYPIRFLQKQRVKRNLAVGGVLLLAVVLVVALTFTLFPLILQQLNELANFLPSWIDSGAQQLQAFQNWAATQQLPVNLSGILTQLLDRFSNQLQSFTGQILGIAVDTIGSLLNVLLTVVLTIYLVLNGERLWDGIFQWFPPHTGSQVRRLLREDFQNYFIGQATVAALLAVILILVFIALRIPLALLFGLVIGFFSLFPFGTGIGIGIVSLLLGLQNFWLGVEVLAVTVMIDQVNSNFVAPRLLGNLTGLNPVWVVISLLLGTKLGGVLGLLVAIPIASFIKDTADDWRIGKFSVQPTEHNPSDRICDEQTSNVVLER, encoded by the coding sequence ATGACTAACTACAAACTACCGCAATGGTTAAGTTTGAGCCTAGCGTTTCCCCTGATTGCACTCAACGGTTGGGTATTGCTTCTGGTTGTGCAGTATTTTCAACCTTTGGTCAATATCTTTGTCGCCGCCAGTTTGCTAGCTTTTGTTCTGGACTATCCAATTCGGTTTCTCCAAAAACAAAGGGTTAAACGCAACTTAGCTGTGGGAGGCGTGTTGTTGTTAGCTGTAGTACTTGTCGTGGCTTTGACTTTCACCTTATTTCCCTTGATTCTGCAACAGCTTAATGAACTAGCTAATTTTTTACCAAGTTGGATTGATTCTGGAGCGCAACAACTTCAAGCTTTCCAAAACTGGGCTGCAACCCAACAGCTTCCTGTTAATTTAAGTGGCATCTTAACTCAACTGTTAGACAGATTCTCCAATCAACTTCAGTCCTTTACTGGTCAAATTCTTGGTATTGCGGTGGATACCATTGGTAGTCTGCTCAACGTGCTATTGACGGTTGTGTTGACAATCTACTTAGTTTTAAATGGAGAACGTCTTTGGGATGGAATTTTTCAGTGGTTTCCGCCTCATACTGGTTCGCAAGTACGACGATTGTTGCGTGAAGACTTTCAAAATTACTTTATCGGTCAAGCAACAGTCGCTGCTTTGCTAGCGGTGATTCTGATACTTGTATTTATAGCGCTACGAATACCTTTGGCTTTATTGTTTGGTCTGGTGATTGGATTCTTTTCTTTATTTCCCTTTGGTACAGGCATAGGTATCGGTATAGTTAGTTTGTTGCTGGGATTGCAAAACTTTTGGCTAGGGGTTGAAGTCTTAGCTGTTACAGTGATGATTGACCAAGTCAATAGTAATTTTGTTGCTCCGCGTCTTTTGGGGAATTTGACTGGTTTAAATCCGGTGTGGGTGGTTATTTCTTTGTTATTGGGAACAAAACTGGGAGGAGTGCTGGGTTTGTTGGTTGCTATACCCATCGCCAGTTTTATCAAAGACACGGCAGACGACTGGCGTATTGGGAAATTTAGTGTACAGCCTACAGAGCATAACCCCAGTGATAGGATTTGTGATGAACAAACCTCAAACGTTGTCCTAGAGCGTTGA
- a CDS encoding AAA-like domain-containing protein, with the protein MEHLLEALGQIFQDKPLGSIQRFVLDQSLLGKTYGEMAKGSGYASDYIKEVGSQLWQDLSEALGERVTKKNLHLVLSRFQQDNVVVHNKPPQQEFQAHYDAQKTSLDLVRVSKADFPGGPIPVASPFYVHRPPLEELVCAEIMQPGCLIRIKAPRKMGKSSLLNRMIFYAKKQDYKTVYLDFQEADEGVFASIEKFLRWFCINVSRQLNLPPNLDDFWDAEMGSKVSCKIYFEGYVLQCIENSAVVLALNEVNRVFEHPNIAQDFLPMLRFWHEVAKQDSIWQKLRLVVVHSTEIYIPLKLNQSPFNVGLTVSLPPFTLKQVQNLAQCYGIDWAANEQGAGRLTPLQTMMGGHPYLVSLGLYHISQEGVTLEELLQTADTLGGIYSQHLRELLALLQADPQLISAMQEVVMNNETVQFDAIAAYKLESMGLVQLDDNQAKPSCELYRLFFTQQLGKQNCTRNYFKSLKEEQRESNYTSQTDALSQFLLFKT; encoded by the coding sequence GTGGAACATCTACTGGAAGCTTTAGGACAAATTTTCCAAGACAAGCCCCTTGGTTCCATTCAGCGGTTTGTACTTGATCAATCATTACTAGGAAAAACTTACGGTGAAATGGCCAAAGGCTCAGGCTACGCTAGCGACTACATAAAGGAAGTTGGCTCCCAGTTGTGGCAAGACCTTTCAGAGGCACTTGGCGAAAGAGTAACCAAAAAAAATCTGCATCTAGTTTTGAGTAGATTCCAGCAAGACAACGTTGTTGTGCACAACAAGCCGCCTCAACAAGAGTTTCAAGCACATTATGATGCACAAAAAACTTCGCTAGATTTAGTTAGAGTAAGCAAGGCAGACTTTCCAGGTGGCCCAATACCCGTGGCTTCTCCTTTCTACGTCCATCGCCCTCCGCTTGAAGAACTTGTTTGTGCAGAAATCATGCAACCTGGTTGCTTGATCCGTATCAAAGCACCCAGAAAGATGGGCAAAAGTTCGTTGCTCAACAGGATGATTTTTTACGCTAAAAAACAGGATTATAAAACTGTTTATTTAGACTTTCAAGAAGCTGATGAAGGCGTTTTTGCATCGATAGAGAAGTTTTTGCGTTGGTTCTGCATCAATGTCAGTAGGCAGTTGAACCTGCCCCCCAATCTGGATGATTTTTGGGACGCCGAAATGGGCAGCAAGGTAAGCTGCAAAATCTATTTCGAGGGGTATGTGCTGCAATGTATCGAGAATAGTGCAGTAGTCTTGGCTTTGAATGAAGTCAATCGAGTTTTTGAACACCCCAATATTGCTCAAGACTTTTTGCCAATGTTACGATTTTGGCATGAGGTGGCAAAACAAGATAGCATCTGGCAAAAATTGCGTTTAGTGGTGGTTCATAGCACAGAAATCTATATCCCGCTTAAGCTTAACCAATCTCCTTTCAATGTTGGGTTGACAGTCTCCCTACCACCATTTACTCTCAAGCAAGTACAGAATTTAGCACAATGCTATGGAATAGATTGGGCAGCAAACGAGCAAGGGGCAGGACGGCTGACACCGTTACAAACAATGATGGGAGGGCATCCCTATCTGGTGAGTCTTGGGCTTTATCATATTTCTCAAGAGGGCGTGACGCTAGAGGAGTTATTACAAACAGCTGACACACTCGGTGGAATTTATAGTCAACATCTCAGAGAACTCTTAGCCCTACTGCAAGCTGATCCACAACTAATATCAGCTATGCAAGAGGTTGTGATGAATAATGAGACAGTGCAGTTCGATGCGATCGCTGCTTACAAACTAGAAAGCATGGGTTTGGTTCAACTAGACGACAATCAAGCAAAACCAAGTTGTGAGTTGTATCGGCTTTTCTTTACCCAACAGCTTGGAAAGCAAAATTGTACTAGAAATTATTTTAAGTCGTTAAAGGAAGAACAACGAGAATCCAATTACACAAGTCAGACTGATGCCCTAAGTCAATTCCTGCTATTCAAAACCTAG